The nucleotide window ttttttcccccggGGCTCAGCAActgttttttttcttctttttcttgctcCGGTTCAACGAACCATAGATCTAGAAGACTTACGGGCGACGATTTATCTTGTACGAAGGAAACATGGAAAGTCACGTATGATGGCAATGCGCTGAAGGATATCCGCATGGTTGTACTACAGGTGGGGTAGATAGGCAGATAGTCCAACAATGAGAATGTTACATATGCCAGAATTTCCCAGCCGACCTGTCAGAGAAATCCCAACAGAACAGACATCAGAGACCGTACCGGGATTTCTTGGAATGGATCCAAGATCATCGACCAAAGTCACCGAGTCAACGCGCGTCTTGGGTCTTTCGATACTAGGGCAGTATCTACGGACGCGAACCCGCGAGTCTGGGCGCCAACGGCACGTGGCGCGGCGACTAGCAACGGCCCCGAATGGCGAATGGGTGCCGGGACGCCGAGATGTCGGGATGTAGGGACTCGGAAGCTGCTTAGGAAGAAGGAAGCGACacagagaaaaagagagtGAAGCACAGGCACAccgtgacggcggcgcgggaaCGATGGCCGACCGAGCCCTCGCGGTTTCGGCActttggagaagaagcgaAGTGACAATTCAGATACCCAGAGTCCCGAAAGAGGGTTCGGATGCGGGGATGAGGCCCCTTTCCTTTTTGGACTCTCCTGCCGGTGGGTCGCGTACCACAACAAGCTGGTTCTTGTGATTGTTAAACTAAGAATTCTGATGAGAAAGGGTGATTacaaggaaaagaagaacgagaaggggaggggggaaccACCCCCGATAACAGAATGGTGGAATTCCGCAATTCCGCAGAGCATCTAGAACGATTGCTGGGAGAACAATCTTTCTTTGGCCCTGTGACTCTGCATAACCTGAGTAACAgacgcctcccccccccccacccggGACCCAGATGCCGAGGGTCCCCCGGTTGTGTCAGCGAGCTCTCGGCTCTTCCGACGTCATGTTAGTGGCGGTTTATTCCCGAACACGCCCCTCTCCCTGCCCCCGACCGGGCTCTCCCATCAGCATACTTTCgtttttccccccttctttctcaATGCTCGCTAACGAGTGGCATGGGACGAATTTTCGAGATGGTTGCGTCCTAGGATCGACCGAACCGCCCTTTCAAGAGCCTTCTCGCCGGTCCTCCCCGATGGCACTGTCATGTCATTGATACAGGACGCCATCGCTCTGGAATAGATCGCAGCGtcatccatccgtccatcCATAGTGGCTCCTTATGGCTTGCATTCTCTGCGCATCCCACCTGGCATCCGCTGCCATGACGAGACACATCCCTCATCCCCTAATCCGGGGTGCAGTTCTCCTAAACAGCCAACCGCGTTCCAGGGCTGAATAAGCAATCAGTAAAGACGTGATTGTACAGATACGCAATGGGAGGGGAAACTGCCAACCAGGAATGGGATGCGCCGCCCGCTAGCACCACTTGCCATGCTCGTCGTTGACTAATACCCGCGTGGATGAATGTGCGCGATGGGTGTGTGTGACGACTTTTACCCATCCCATACCCACCCGCCTTGCCTGTGTGTCTGGAAGAATGCAAAAAGAGACCCCTCCCACCTCGTTTTCATACTGTTCCACTGAGAAGAAACAGCTGCGCTACGATGAGAAAAGGGACTCGTTGCTACAACCTCCGATCACAAGCGACCCAAAGCAGACAAGCACAGGCGGCATGCCCAGCGACTAGCTGATCTGATACTGATCCTGTCACGGTCCCCACAAAGCCTGCTGGAACTCGGAAGCAGGGCCCACACAACGGAACACCCGTACAAATACTCACAGTACCCGACATCCGCGATCCGCCCAGTCGACAATCACCATCCTTGGTGCTCGGGGGTGTTTTTCAAGCGGCTGAAATATCGACGAGAGACGGAGTAAGACACAATTTTGTCTCCCTCACCATTGGAGGACAAATCATGtcggacgacgtcgaaaAGGCCGAGAGTCGCTCATCCAACCCCGACTATGACAGTGCCACGACCCACGAGGAATCGGGCTTCGAGCCGATCCGCACGGGCGGTGCCCGCGGTGCCCGCGGTGGCTCATGGCCGCTCCGCGAGTCGCGCTCCCTCAGCCGGACGCGGTCGCACAACGGCTACAGCTGCGACGACTATCAACAGAGCGACGACAATCCGCCGAGGCGGGAATCGGagagaaaggaggaggaggacccATACGAGGTGGCcttcgacggcggcgacaacgacCCCATGAGCCCCCGCAGCCTGAGCAGCTTCAGGAAGTGGCTCATTGTGTCGATTGTGTCGTGCGCCAGTTTTTGCGTGTAAGTGAAATGATTCGTTTTGTTGAAGGGAGGTTTGGAGAGAccagagagaaagaagaagaagaggaagaagaccAAACAGAAcggaaagaaaagggggagTGTTGACGCGTGGCACAGCACCGCTGCAAGTTCCATTTACACATCAACATATGCCCAGATGGATGCAGAGTTCGGCAACTCCCGTATCGTAGGCACGCTCGGCCTGTCGGTCTTCGTCCTAGGCATCAGCCTGGGCCCCATGTTTCTGAGCCCGCTTAGCGAGTTCTACGGCCGCCGGCCTATCTACATCGTCTCCTGGTCCATGTACGTTGTCTGGATCATCCCGTCGGCCGTTGCCAAGAACATCGCGACCATGATCGTCGCCcgcttcctcgacggcctgtCGGGCAGTGCCTTCCTGGCCGTGTCCGGTGGCACCGTCAGTGACCTGTTTGCCCGCCATGAGCTCCAAGCCCCGATGCTCATGTACTCGCTCGCCCCCTTCATCGGGCCCTGCATCGGCCCGCTGATtggcggcttcgtcaacTACAACGCCAACTGGAGATGGACCTACTACGTGATGATCATCTGGGCCTTTGCGCTGCTggtcgccatcggcgtcttCGTGCCCGAGACATATCGTGAGTTGGCTCGTGGAGGGTGCGCCCCTCCTAGTTTAGCTCCTGGCGGCT belongs to Colletotrichum higginsianum IMI 349063 chromosome 5, whole genome shotgun sequence and includes:
- a CDS encoding Major facilitator superfamily transporter; the protein is MSDDVEKAESRSSNPDYDSATTHEESGFEPIRTGGARGARGGSWPLRESRSLSRTRSHNGYSCDDYQQSDDNPPRRESERKEEEDPYEVAFDGGDNDPMSPRSLSSFRKWLIVSIVSCASFCVPERKKKKRKKTKQNGKKRGSVDAWHSTAASSIYTSTYAQMDAEFGNSRIVGTLGLSVFVLGISLGPMFLSPLSEFYGRRPIYIVSWSMYVVWIIPSAVAKNIATMIVARFLDGLSGSAFLAVSGGTVSDLFARHELQAPMLMYSLAPFIGPCIGPLIGGFVNYNANWRWTYYVMIIWAFALLVAIGVFVPETYHPIVLRSKARKIRKETGDERWKAPVEKSTKSVIKTIGISLMRPFQLLFFEPMVLSLDIFSAILLGILYLFFGAFPLVFINIHGFNLWQVGLTFLGILVGMFLAAATDPLWHHIRSQLMADLEKETGVEGASEPEFRLPPVICGAFLCPIGIFWFGWSLHVHWIMPVIGSAIFGAGCFPVVRNSNVHETRIFLGFVSARFLDGGHGAVSFHLLQVRQEDPGSQPVCHACLMRKRTEVEEARSDVGERAEATRDSATAGDGSDTNGAAQTFHLGVEGQQRLADSGILDGRRTIRVVARSLAPAAVGAPA